Sequence from the Ascaphus truei isolate aAscTru1 chromosome 3, aAscTru1.hap1, whole genome shotgun sequence genome:
ctcgctctatctctctctctcgctctctctcgctctctctctctcgctctctctctctcgctctctctctctcgctctctctctctctcgctctatctctctcgctctctcgctctatctctctctcactctctctctctctcactctatctctctccccgccatgatacattcaccctttctctctctgtctcttctatTCTTTTCCCtcttgctcttttttttttttttttcaccatcTCTCTGTCTTCTCTTCTGCAAACTCCCTCCCACCCGCCTCCCCCATATTACCCTGCTTCTCCCCAGGCCCTCTCTCAGCTGTTCCTTGAGGGATCCCTCCCTCTCCTTGTTTTCTTGGATTCTTATCACTTGCTCCGGGCTCAGTGTCACATCCGCAGAATCCAGAACGAGAAGCTGCTGGAGTTGCTGGGAGAGACCCTTGACCAGGATGAGTCTCCCCAATCCCAAGAACTGCCTCCCAACCGGGAATTACCCCCTCAACCCACCAAACTACCCTCTGACCAGAACCTGCCCCCAAAGCTTCAGGAACTTCCCCAGCAGTCCAGAAAACTGCCTCCCAAGCAGGCCTTGCCCATTCAATCCACCAAATTGCCCCCCAACCGGGACCCTCAAGTGAAGCCTCGTGATCCGGCCCCTGTGGGGCAACATCCCTCTCGACCTCGAGAACTGCCcatccagaccagcaaactgcccCCTGACCGGAAACTGCCTTCCAACCCCAAGGAAAAGCTCCACCATCATAGAGATCAGATGCCCCAGGCCTGTGCTCAGCCCATCCCTTCACCTGCTGCCCCCTCACAGATGCCCCCAGCAGTATTCCGCCTGCCCCCCCTGCCATGCGGGATGACACCTGCATTGCTGATCCCAGCGGAGGTGCTGTCTCCTTTTCAGGGTCCGTCCGCCCAGTCCCCTGGCTGCCTCCCACCACTGGGGCGCCCCAatgctcagcagcagcagcagcccccgAGGGCTCCTCTGCGCTTCATTGCTCGCATCTACTTCCTGAGCACCCGGCACCTCAGGGTGCTGTCCAGAGCccagcggcagcagcagcagcagcaccctcCGAAGCGATAAGTGTGGGGGCTCCGGGCAGATAAGGGAGCGGGGCAATTTATGGGACGGGGGACAGGGTAgttgtctgtgcgtgtgtgtctgcaggCATAGTGTGTTCCGTTGTCAAGGCAGGGTGTGTGGTTCATTTGTGTGCGTGGATGCAGCGAGTGTGCTGTATGCTGATGCAGAGTGTGCATGTTGGGTGTATTTGGACGCAGCGTATCACTTGAGTGAGTTTGCGCTGGGTATCTCTGTCTGGATGcaatgtgtgtgctgtgtgtttcTGACTCGCCGTCTCTGGATGCAATGTGCACCCACTGcttatctttgtgtgtgtgcattgtgtgtctGTAGACGCACTGTATGCTTGTGTATGCAGAGTGTATGCATTGCGTGCATGTGCAGATTTACTGTGTATGTCGTGTGTTTCTTATGTATGTGGCTGAGTGCAGAGAGTGCGTATTTTATACCTTTGTATGGATGCAGTGAATTTCCACATAGATACAGTATGTAGGTGCGGTTTTTGCGGAACATGCaagtgtgtggctgcagtgtgtatgtgtttagATACGGGGCATtgctgtgtatggtgcatatcgGTATCTGAGTGTAGATGCAGAGTGTGTAAGAGAAGATGTATGCATGTGCAGTGAGGTTCTGTATGAATGCAGTGTCAGTGCAGTGACTTTCTAATTGTGGATGCTGTACAGTATGACTCTGTATGTGCGGATAAAGTGTGCATGAGTGTGTATATGCCCAAACTGGCTGGCGTTGTCCTGAGCTTTAATATTAAAGGGGCAGTGCTAGGTAGCaggtacattttttattttaaataacccATTGATGTAATTAGCTTCCTTACAAAGACTTAATCCCCTCTAAAGTACATTTTACTTATTTACATTCTGTTAAAAATCAACGTTTCCCTTTTCTCCGGGTCTGCTGATTTCAGGCATATCTGCcacttatgtttatctgtttgactaatgatggcacCATAATTACTATACAAACAAAGGACAAAACAACAGCAAAAATGCACTTATAGAGTGGAGGACTCTCAAACAGTTTTATCACCAGaagacattagataaagattgtaaaacccATATGTGCTTAGAGCCATGGAAAATGTTTTAAAACTTTttgaaactttatttttttttatggtgtCAATCAGCTGcctttacattttaaacataccaCAGTCAATAAGTTCATTTTGTCTCTA
This genomic interval carries:
- the VPS37D gene encoding vacuolar protein sorting-associated protein 37D isoform X2; the protein is MNPGSRSHPSPEHSSAKPGASRPHPSSSEPGGSKASARPDPSPEAGGSSPSDRFGVLSTDQLRQLLQDEGKLQRIVRLSEQVQSLQEERKASLASNFELAQKNLSLRPRLETGKANLAIKYQLLRETCASCRGKLRKIQCLLQECNPHVALSHLQEELQSTEAECEALSQLFLEGSLPLLVFLDSYHLLRAQCHIRRIQNEKLLELLGETLDQDESPQSQELPPNRELPPQPTKLPSDQNLPPKLQELPQQSRKLPPKQALPIQSTKLPPNRDPQVKPRDPAPVGQHPSRPRELPIQTSKLPPDRKLPSNPKEKLHHHRDQMPQACAQPIPSPAAPSQMPPAVFRLPPLPCGMTPALLIPAEVLSPFQGPSAQSPGCLPPLGRPNAQQQQQPPRAPLRFIARIYFLSTRHLRVLSRAQRQQQQQHPPKR